In Larimichthys crocea isolate SSNF chromosome VI, L_crocea_2.0, whole genome shotgun sequence, one genomic interval encodes:
- the cyb561d1 gene encoding putative transmembrane reductase CYB561D1, with the protein MRSADVEYSPVGEGLGMREFWLYVWLRRVAVIAAHVTGMGLTLIISLLSRPGTSLFSWHPVCMSFAYCLCMTEGILLFSAEGSPFCFKSRKGKVRLHWFCQALVLISAATGLGFMVASKSVSELPHLVTWHSLLGICTLAATILQASCGLCVVCPKLLRLSSSVPRLKLYHATCGLVVYLLATVTVVSAMFSDWFQATVKGVAWWAFLLLPLFPALVVMNQITNAYLPRKKITS; encoded by the exons ATGCGGTCTGCTGATGTGGAGTACAGCCCGGTGGGAGAGGGGCTGGGGATGCGGGAGTTCTGGCTGTATGTGTGGCTGCGGAGGGTGGCGGTGATAGCGGCTCATGTCACCGGAATGGGCCTGACCCTCATCATCTCCCTGCTGTCCAGACCCGGAACCA GCCTGTTTTCCTGGCATCCAGTGTGTATGTCTTTTGCA TACTGCCTGTGTATGACTGAAGGTATCCTCCTTTTCTCAGCTGAAGGATCCCCGTTCTGCTTCAAATCTCGGAAGGGTAAAGTCCGTCTCCACTGGTTCTGTCAGGCTCTGGTCCTGATAAGTGCAGCCACTGGGCTGGGCTTCATGGTGGCCAGCAAGAGTGTGTCAGAGCTCCCCCACTTGGTCACCTGGCACAGTTTGCTGGGTATCTGCACCTTGGCCGCCACCATCCTCCAAGCATCTTGCGGCCTCTGCGTGGTCTGCCCCAAGCTGCTgcgtctctcttcctctgtgccgAGGCTCAAGCTGTACCACGCCACCTGCGGCCTGGTGGTCTACCTGCTGGCCACAGTGACTGTGGTGTCAGCTATGTTCTCAGACTGGTTTCAGGCCACGGTGAAAGGGGTGGCCTGGTGGGCCTTCCTCCTGCTGCCCCTCTTCCCTGCCTTGGTGGTGATGAACCAGATAACGAATGCCTACCTGCCCCGTAAGAAGATCACCAGCTAG
- the zbtb40 gene encoding zinc finger and BTB domain-containing protein 40: MMELPNYSSQLMQQLWALRKEGHFCDCTVLVGDSPHRAHKLVLAASSMLFRSLLDGSDTISIDTAMVSSQEFGCLLDMVYTGKLPIGKHNVGRIVAAADSLQMFDVAVGFKNVLTSLVNQQPLSAQTPSLTVINKAQSLNPEGPASPSEHTPNSDKVESTVELKQEDCQSDSVDAEEPACKRTCVELSEPSEPEAAKFSEMIVEENNRTAATFSSGPASGFLEHFSQLVELLSSVSSVLELLSQAAQSSLDEQERQVVCQCCEEADPSSAMEKLMSAVKEEQLSEAALLRLLRAVQQKTSSSFPTPLLSLLDEVEGNTQEPEGNQTGGKEEHFVDSEKQNSTGPEEKEVEEVEEVEEESTKEETEEDKKVLNTLTDSSSPPPSSSSPSSKPYSCRWCKKGFAYKCRLLAHVKRCPMSQECQQQCSQCPAKLPNQRVLQRHRAEAHHSTARVKKKVACDLCGRTFAHPSGMIYHKRTEHFEEKPFACEDCGAKFGANSSLKNHMRLHTGEKPYRCKHCDMSFSVAAALAYHTKKKHSEGKMYVCQYCKAIFAQSIELTRHVRTHTGDRPYVCRECGKGYSQASGLTVHLHTFHNLSEPHDCQKCCLSFSSLEEHRQHIQEFHPKEFHKCPTCNKVFTSAALLDKHKGTHTGTKPFSCDLCNKSYQQLSGLWYHNRTNHPDVFANHTRQLKTLVQCDVCFKFFPSAASVAKHQAAEHQGSAASAVHCPYCPAVLGGEEEMQEHINSQHVSQSSEASSCILCSLVCTSQLEMQEHLLSCHMETRVEPEAGEEQASTSHTVISADPAGDEGPESVICGEQAQLAAAQQVFVALAGGREVESSAEVVEVNMYDLLNNSVTFICEDKQPCPDSEA; the protein is encoded by the exons ATGATGGAGCTACCCAACTACAGCAGCCAGCTGATGCAGCAGCTGTGGGCCCTGAGGAAGGAGGGCCACTTCTGTGACTGCACCGTCCTGGTGGGAGACAGCCCTCACCGAGCACATAAACTGGTGCTGGCTGCCTCCAGCATGCTCTTCAG GTCTCTCCTGGACGGCTCCGACACCATCTCCATCGACACAGCCATGGTTTCCTCACAGGAGTTTGGTTGTTTGCTGGACATGGTCTACACCGGCAAGCTGCCTATAGGAAAACACAATGTGGGCCGCATCGTGGCCGCTGCAGACAGCCTGCAGATGTTCGATGTGGCTGTTGGCTTCAAAAACGTCCTTACCAGTCTTGTGAACCAGCAACCCCTTTCTGCACAGACACCAAGCCTAACCGTGATCAACAAAGCCCAGAGCCTGAACCCTGAAGGTCCAGCTTCACCCAGTGAGCACACCCCAAACTCAGACAAGGTGGAGTCAACGGTTGAGCTGAAGCAGGAAGACTGTCAGAGTGACAGTGTTGATGCAGAGGAACCAGCATGTAAAAGAACCTGTGTGGAGCTCTCTGAGCCCTCAG agccTGAAGCAGCTAAATTCTCAGAGATGATAGTggaggaaaacaacagaacGGCAGCTACGTTCTCCAGCGGGCCTGCCTCTGGCTTTCTAGAACATTTCTCTCAGCTTGTGGAGCTTCTCAGCAGCGTGTCATCTGTCCTGGAGCTGCTGAGCCAGGCAGCACAGAGCAGCCTGGATGAACAGGAGAGACAG gttgtgtgtcagtgctgtgaGGAGGCAGATCCCAGCTCAGCGATGGAGAAGCTGATGAGCGCAGTGAAAGAGGAGCAGCTCAGTGAGGCGGCGCTCCTCAGACTCCTCCGGGCCGTTCAACAGAAAACTTCTTCCTCGTTCCCCACCCCACTGCTCTCTCTGCTGGACGAGGTGGAGGGGAACACTCAGGAGCCAGAAGGAAACCAAACTGGGGGTAAAGAGGAGCACTTTGTTGACTCAGAAAAGCAGAACAGCACCGGACCTGAAGaaaaggaggtggaagaggtggaagaggtAGAGGAGGAAAGCACTAAGGAGGAGactgaagaagacaagaaaGTTCTAAATACTTTGACTgactcttcctcccctcccccatcctcttcctccccctcctccaaaCCCTACTCCTGTCGCTGGTGTAAGAAGGGTTTTGCCTACAAATGTCGACTACTGGCCCACGTGAAGCGCTGCCCCATGTCCCAGGAGTGTCAGCAGCAGTGCTCACAATGCCCTGCCAAGCTGCCCAACCAGCGGGTCCTGCAGCGGCATCGGGCCGAGGCCCACCACAGCACCGCACGGGTGAAGAAGAAGGTGGCGTGCGACCTCTGTGGGCGAACCTTTGCCCACCCATCAG GGATGATTTACCACAAACGCACCGAGCACTTTGAAGAGAAACCGTTTGCCTGTGAGGACTGTGGCGCCAAGTTCGGCGCCAACTCATCTCTGAAGAATCACATGAGGCTGCACACGGGGGAGAAACCTTACCGCTGCAAACACTGTGACATGAGCTTCAGTGTGGCTGCTGCACTCGCATACCACACCAAGAAGAAACACTCAgagg ggaagatgtatgtgtgtcagtACTGTAAAGCCATTTTTGCCCAGTCCATCGAACTGACGCGACACGTGCGAACACACACCGGTGACCGGCCCTATGTGTGTCGAGAATGTGGCAAAGGCTACAGCCAGGCCAGCGGACTCACCGTCCACCTGCACACCTTCCACA ATTTGTCGGAGCCTCATGACTGTCAGAAGTGTTGCCTCAGCTTCTCCTCTTTGGAGGAGCATCGCCAGCACATCCAGGAGTTTCACCCAAAAGAGTTCCACAAGTGTCCCACCTGCAACAAGGTGTTCACCAGCGCCGCCCTGCTGGACAAACACAAGGGCACGCACACCGGAACCAAGCCCTTCAGCTGTGACCTCTGCAACAAGTCTTATCAG CAACTGTCAGGTCTGTGGTACCACAACAGAACCAACCACCCCGATGTGTTTGCTAACCACACCCGGCAGCTTAAGACTCTGGTCCAGTGTGATGTCTGCTTCAAGTTCTTTCCCAGTGCTGCCAGTGTGGCCAAACACCAGGCTGCTGAGCACCAAG GTTCGGCGGCGTCAGCAGTGCACTGTCCCTACTGTCCGGCTGTGCTGGGCGGGGAGGAGGAGATGCAGGAGCACATCAACAGCCAGCACGTCAGCCAGAGCAGCGAGGCGTCCAGCTGCATCCTCTGCTCCCTGGTCTGCACCTCCCAGCTGGAGATGCAGGAGCACCTGCTCTCCTGCCACATGGAGACACGGGTGGAACCGGAGGCCGGAGAGGAGCAGGCCTCCACCTCGCACACA GTAATATCAGCAGACCCAGCGGGCGATGAAGGGCCAGAGTCTGTCATCTGCGGGGAGCAGGCACAGCTGGCAGCTGCCCAGCAGGTGTTTGTGGCTCTGGCAGGTGGAAGAGAGGTAGAATCATCGGCGGAGGTGGTGGAGGTCAACATGTATGACCTGCTGAACAATTCAGTCACCTTCATCTGCGAGGACAAACAGCCGTGTCCAGACTCCGAAGCATGA